AGCTCCTCCCATACCAATACGGTAGTTTTCACCACCTAAAATTACTATTTTATCTCCTTCTTGTGGAGTATCTTTTAAAGCTTGCTCTTTTTTACCATATCCGATACCACCTGCTTGCATGATTACTTTATCAAAACCAAGTTTGCGAGTATCTTCTTCGTGCTCAAAAGTAAGAACAGAACCACAGATTAAAGGTTGTCCGAATTTATTACCAAAATCAGAGGCTCCGTTAGAAGCTTTGATTAAAATATCCATAGGAGTTTGGTATAACCATTTACGCTCATCCATTCCTTTTTCCCAAGGACGGTTCTCTTCTAAACGAGAGTAAGAAGTCATATATACAGCAGTACCAGCTAATGGTAGCGATCCTTTTCCTCCAGCTAACCTATCACGAATTTCACCACCTGATCCTGTAGCAGCTCCATTGAAAGGCTCAACAGTAGTAGGGAAGTTGTGTGTTTCAGCTTTTAAAGAAATAACAGATTCAAACTCTTTTGTTTCGTAAAAATCTGGTTTATCTGCGCTTTTAGGAGCAAATTGCTCTACTTTTGGACCTTTAACAAAAGCAACATTGTCTTTATAAGCAGATACAATATCGTTAGGATTTTGTTTAGACGTTTCTTTAATTAACTTGAATAAAGAAGTAGGCATTTCTTCACCATCAATAACAAAAGTTCCGTTGAAAATTTTATGGCGACAGTGCTCTGAGTTTACTTGAGAGAATCCAAATACTTCAGAATCTGTTAACTTTCTTCCAATTTTAGTTGCTACTTCTTCTAAATAAGCAATTTCTTCTTCACTTAACGCTAACCCTTCTTGCTCGTTATAAGTAGCAATATCATCAATTTCTAAAATTGGTTCTGGTTGAATATTGATAGTAAAAGTTTCTTGGTTTAATCCGTCAAACTTTTGAGAAATCATTGGGTCGAAGTCAGAAAAATCATTAGCTACTGCATCAAATTCTTCAATTCTGATAATTCCAGAAATTCCCATATTTTGAGTAATTTCAACAGCGTTGGTACTCCAAGGAGTAATCATAGCTGCTCTAGGCCCAACAAAAAAGGCGTCAAGAGACGCCGCGTTTATTTTCGGTTGGTTGCCAAATAACCAAGTTAACTTCGAAATTGTTTCAGATGTTAATTCTTCTGTTGTTTGAACAGCAAAAACCTTGCTGTTTGTGTTTCCAAAGAAATGAATCATTATTAGTTGTGTTTGTGTGTGTTTTTGAAAGGTGTAAATTTAATTCTTTTGGTTGAAATAGAAGCATAAAAAAAACAGCAAAATTTTGCTGCTTTTTATAAGGTAATTTTACTTATTAAAGTAATGACTGTCAATATACATTTCTTGTTCAAACTTGTTTGTTGATACGTTTATATCAATACGTTCAAAACTTTTTACTTTATATGTAGATTTTGCCGATAGGCCTCTTATATCATCTAGTGCTGTTTTAAGCACAATTTCATTTTCATCACCAAAAGGTAAGATGTTATCCCAATGTTTCCATTCTTCGATTAAGATATTAGGCTCAAATCCATCACCATAATCATTTTGTCCTAGCTTATTATATATTTGGAAAACAATTGGCTGCATAGCCATTTTATGGGTTGAATTGGCAGTATTTACATTAGTATAATCACTAGTTGGCGAGTCATATAGTGTTATTGAACCTTCATTTTTCCCAACAGTTTTTGTCCCTACTATTTTAACATCAATAAAGGGACGCAGTCCATTTATAATCATTTCACTAGCAGATGCAGTACTACCAGATGCTAAAACATATAACTTATTAATACCTGATAATCTATTGATTGTTTCTTCACTAGTCTTTTTTCCATCTGTTCCATAAACATTTAACGTATTGCCAAAATAATAAGGTGAATCTTGTTGAGGATGTTTGTCGTTAAATTTTAACTCGGCAAACTTATCAGTACCGGCTTCAGCATGTATCATACTTGCTAAATATGCAGATGTTTGTACAGAACCACCACCATTAATTCTTAAATCTAATACTAGTTCTTGAATTCCAGCAGACTTTAACTCACCAAAGGCTGCGTTTAATTCATCATTATAAGACGATCTAAACCCATTGTATAGTAAGTAGCCGACTTTTTTACCATTTATATTATCAAAAATCTTAGTTAGATGGACGGGGTTATCAGACACTACAGCCTGTGTTATAGTTTTCTTCTCTTTAAGGGTTTTACCATCTTTTTCAGTAAAAGAAAATTCAGAGGTCTCTTGGTAATATCCATCAAGTACAGTTTTATAATTACTTACGGTCATTACAGTTCCATTTATAGCATTAATTATGTCTCCTCTTTTAAATCCTGCTAAATCTGCAGGAGAACCTTTTGAAACATGTTGGATAAATATTACAACATAGTCAGTAGTACCAACTCTAACGAGACTAGGTCTAAAACCAAAAGTTTTAGAAGTTCCTTGAAATTGTTGTTGCTGAGCGACATAATCTTCTATGAACCAAGAAAAATCATCGTCAGCATGTTTAAGGCTTTCAAATAATGAATTAGGAGTATTATATGAATTTAGAAAGGTATAGTAATCATTTGTATTATCATCCTTACTATCCGCTAAATTAGGAACATCTTCTTGCCAATTATACCATGAATTCATAGCTTTCCAAACAAAGTTATTCACTTTGTTATTCAGTGTAACTTTATCCGTAGGGTTTTCTCCATCTTTAGGAATGACCTCATCATCTTTACTACAACTAAAAAAAAACGCAAAAGCAAAAGATAATAATATTAATTTTCTCATTATTTAATGTAATTATTTGTTAATCTATAAACAATATAACAGATAAAATATGAGTTACCCTACTTTTTTAACAAAAAAAATTAGTTCTTATCAGGTATTCTGTTTCTTTCTATTTTACCTTTTTTTACTGTTTTATAATTTTCATAACAATTTAAAACAGCTTCAATTAATTGTAAGTCACTAGCTTTTTTTATGAAATATTCAGAGTAGTTACAGTCAGATAATAGTTTGTTTAACTCAGCTCTATCCATTTCAAGATATTCCATCATAACTTCACGATCAAATTTACCAGCTAACATTTTACGCAAATCGTCTTCTTTTTTAAGCTTCTTTAATTTTTTAAGCTGTTTCGGTTTGCTTCCGAAGAGGTTATATACCAAATCTACTGGATTCAACAGTTTAGCAATAGGAGAGGAAATTTTTTGAGGTCTTCCAACTTCATACGTTTGTGGTAATCCATTGATATGTATTCTTGTAAAACGATCTTTAGGAACTTGTTTTACATCTACTTCTAAGACACCAATTAGTTTTGTTGACTTAATTACGACTTCTTTTACCTCTTCGGGTTTTTCCTCTAAAGATATAACAACTTCATTTCCTTTTAAAAGATCATTAGTAACTTTTAGTTTAATAGAAGCATAGCCTAAATAAGAAACCAACACAGTATCGTTTGCTTGAGCAACAAGATCAAAGAGTCCATTTTCATTAGTAATGGTACCTACTACGCTATTAAGGTTTAAAATATGAGCTGCACTTAAAGGTTTTTTAGATTCTGAATCTATTATTTGCCCTTTTAATTTGTCTTGTGCCTGAATAGATAATATACTAAATACTACTGCTATTAAGAATAATAATTGTTTTTGCATAAGGCGAAAATAAGAATAATAGGCTTTGTACTCGTTAATAATATGTGAAATTAATTATTACTTAAAAACAGGGGTTTTGTTTGTTAAATATGCAAGTGCATGATGTTGTTTAGTGATTAAAATTAAAAAAAATAGATAAAAAAGTAGGGAAAACATATTTAAAGATGTTTAATAACTCCTCGAGGTCTTAATTAGTACAATGTTAAATTTTAAAAACAAATAAATGAAAAATCTAAAAATACTTGGATTAACCCTTTTTTCAATTATTTCATGTCAAAAAGAAGATTTATTACATAACTCAGAAATAAACTCTAGCACAGAGCAAATAGCTCAATTTATAACGTCAGATATTCCTGATGGTATTCATAATTTAAATATTAAAGAACTACATGATAATAAGT
The nucleotide sequence above comes from Tenacibaculum singaporense. Encoded proteins:
- a CDS encoding S41 family peptidase; translation: MRKLILLSFAFAFFFSCSKDDEVIPKDGENPTDKVTLNNKVNNFVWKAMNSWYNWQEDVPNLADSKDDNTNDYYTFLNSYNTPNSLFESLKHADDDFSWFIEDYVAQQQQFQGTSKTFGFRPSLVRVGTTDYVVIFIQHVSKGSPADLAGFKRGDIINAINGTVMTVSNYKTVLDGYYQETSEFSFTEKDGKTLKEKKTITQAVVSDNPVHLTKIFDNINGKKVGYLLYNGFRSSYNDELNAAFGELKSAGIQELVLDLRINGGGSVQTSAYLASMIHAEAGTDKFAELKFNDKHPQQDSPYYFGNTLNVYGTDGKKTSEETINRLSGINKLYVLASGSTASASEMIINGLRPFIDVKIVGTKTVGKNEGSITLYDSPTSDYTNVNTANSTHKMAMQPIVFQIYNKLGQNDYGDGFEPNILIEEWKHWDNILPFGDENEIVLKTALDDIRGLSAKSTYKVKSFERIDINVSTNKFEQEMYIDSHYFNK
- a CDS encoding carboxypeptidase-like regulatory domain-containing protein — encoded protein: MQKQLLFLIAVVFSILSIQAQDKLKGQIIDSESKKPLSAAHILNLNSVVGTITNENGLFDLVAQANDTVLVSYLGYASIKLKVTNDLLKGNEVVISLEEKPEEVKEVVIKSTKLIGVLEVDVKQVPKDRFTRIHINGLPQTYEVGRPQKISSPIAKLLNPVDLVYNLFGSKPKQLKKLKKLKKEDDLRKMLAGKFDREVMMEYLEMDRAELNKLLSDCNYSEYFIKKASDLQLIEAVLNCYENYKTVKKGKIERNRIPDKN